Below is a genomic region from Dehalococcoides mccartyi.
GAAGATAATATAAAACTGCTTTTGGAAAAAAGCAAGACCGAACCTGCACTTAATTTTCTGGGCATAAAAATACTGGAACTGAAACCTGGTTATTCCAAACTTAGTATCAAACTTAAACCCGAATTTATAAATGCTTACGGAATAATTTTCGGCGGAATTACCATGTCTTTAGCAGATGAAGCATTCGGCTATGCTGTAAACAGTCTGAAACTCCCTACAGTGGCAGCCCAGTTCAATATCCACTTTTTGCTTGCCCCAGACAACTACGATGAACTTATAGCGGAAGCCAAAGTAATCAAATCCGGCCGTCGCCTTGCCGTTGCTGAAGTAGAAGTGACCAGCACCAAAGGTAAACTGATAGCCAAAGTCAGTGCCAGCGGTGTTCCGCTGTAATTTTAGCTAAGCTGGGGCAGGGGTCTCATCATCACCCAGATAAGCAGCTATCACATGGCTATCGTTCTTGATTTCTTCAGGCTTACCCTCGGCAATTTTACGCCCGAAATCCAGTACCGCAATACGGTCAGCCAAGTCCATAACCACACCCATATCATGCTCAATAAGCACAATACACTTTACCCCGTCACGCAGTATGGGTGTATCAGGATAAGTCTCGCCCTGACCTTCAAATATATCTACAATAAAACGGGCAATATCTTCTTTTTCTTCAAGGTTCATGCCCGCCATAGGTTCATCCAGTAAAAGCACTTGGGGTTCCAAAGCCAATGCCCTGCCCAGTTCCACTCGTTTTCTCATACCGTACGGCAGCATACTGACTACTTTTTTACGTACAGGCTCTATTTCCAGAAAATCTATAATATCTTCAACTATCTTGCGGTGTTTTATTTCTTCCTTATGAGCCGGCCCGAAATACGCCCCGCCAGTCAGAAAATTCTGTTTCATAAATATATGCCGGGCAGCCATCAGATTTTCAAGGGTGGTTAAACCTGAATAAAGTTCAATATTTTGAAAAGTACGGGCAATACCCATTTTAGCCACCCGGTCAGGGCGGATACGGGCAATATTCTGCCCGTTATAAATAATACTGCCGGACTGTGGCTTGTAAAATCCGTTAATACAGTTTAAGAGACTGGTCTTGCCGGCTCCATTCGGACCGATTATAGCTGTAATCTGGTTATCGTAAATATCAAGACTAACTTCTTTGAGTGCCTTGATACCGCCGAATGAAAGGGAGAGGTTATCTACTTTTATCTTGGTATCAGGCTGATTCATTGTGCTGCCTCTCCTCGTTCATAATCTTATCCCGATAGTTGATAACCCTGTGGCACAAAGGCCCTTCGCATTTTAAGCTGTGCCCGCATTTCTTGGCCTTTTTAACCATCTCTTTCTGGGTATCACGGGAGGGCGAGCCGTACGTGTCAAAAGCGGTACAACGTACAAAACCATCGTTTTTTACTATTATGGTTACCTCGTCACACACTGCTTCGCAGAGTATGGTACAGGCGGTAATCTGCCAATCAACCATATATTTCCCCTAATCCCACTTGCGTTCATCCAGCATAAGTTTGGTTTCCTCTGCCAGAGCACTCGCGGGTACAAATTCTATGCGGTCAGCCTTTAAGAGACACCTGTCTTGAAACTTCTTATTCAGTTCTTCAGACAGTTTTTTAGCATCAAATTCCTTTTCATTATGGACACAAATAAAAGTCATCTCATCACGGTTGGCAGGACGGTTTATTCGTATCTGGTAACGGACTATCTCGGGGAAAAGCTTGAAAACATCTTCGGCTTGTTTGCCGACTACAAACATCCCACGTACTTTGACAGCATCGCCTACCCGCCCTATTATGCCACTGAGTTTATAGGCAGTACGCCCGCAGCTGCACTTCTCTTTTTTAAGGCAGGATAAATCACCTGTCCCAAAACGCATAAGTCCCCATGTTTTATTATTTACCGGGGTAACTACTATTTCACCGACTTCCCCTTCGGGCAGCTGTTTGCCGGTCTTTGGGTCTACTATCTCCACTGCATATTCGTCAGACATAAGGTGCAGGCCATTTTTCTCTTCGCACTCGTAAGCCAGACAGCCGCCTGTTTCAGTCACGCCGTATGCCTGAAAAGTTTCTATGCCATAATCTTTTTCAAGTGTCTTGCGAATAGATAATGTCAGCATTTCGCCGGTAAACCATGCGCGTTTCAGGTTTAAATCTTTTTTAATATCCAAACCCATCTCTTCTGCCTTACTCAGAAGGCTCAGAAGATAGCTTGGTGTACCCACAAAAGCGGTTACTTTCAGCTCCTGAATTGTTTTAATCTGCATTTCGGTATGGCCGGTACCGGAAGCAATAGGTGTAGCCCCGCAGTCACGCAGACCTTCGTGAAAAAGTATGCCGGCTGGGGAAAGGTGATATGTAAAGGTATTTATAACTACATCAGCCTTACGGAAACCAGCCGCCCAAAAAGAACGCCCAAACCAGCGAATAGTACTGGTGTGCAGGGGTTCATAAACCGGACCGGGCGAAATAAATATTCGTTCTATATTATCTTCGGGTATCATCAAAAAACCGCCCCAAGGCAAGTCTTGTTTTTGCATTTCAATAAGGTCTGCTTTACGAATGATAGGTAGCCTCTCCAGATCTTCCATTTTGCGTATCAGTTCCGGTTTCAGTCCGGCTTTTTGGAAAATGGTTCGGGTTGCCGCCGAATGTTCGTAAGCATAAGCAGCGGTTTCCTTAAGCCTGTTATTTAGAAATTCAACCCTCTCATCAAGCCCCATAGCTTCCAGCTTGTCAAAGTGGTTGTTTTTGCCGTTCTCTAAAGCCATCTTTTACGCCTCTTGTAATGTTTGACCTCACGATAGCTTTTCTTAGAGCCCACCGTGGAAAGCCCCATATAAAATTCTTTAACATCTTCATTATTGGTTAGAAATGAAGTGTCTCCATCAAGTACTATCCGTCCGTTCTCCAGTACATAACCGTAATGAGCAATCGATAACGCTACCTTAACATTTTGTTCAACCAGCAGTACTGATGTACCCTGTTCTTCATTAAATCTTTTGATAATGCCGAATATTTCTTTGACCATCATCGGTGCCAAGCCAAGTGAAGGCTCATCCAGCATCATCAGCTTTGGGCGTGCCATCATGGCACGCCCTATTACCAGCATTTGTTGTTCCCCGCCTGAAAGATATCCGGCAGTATTGTGCTGAACATGCCTCAGGCGGGGGAAATATTCATATACCATAGATAAATCAGATTTGATATTCTGACGGTCTTTACGGTTAAAAGCCCCTACAATCAGGTTTTCTTCAGTGGTAAGATGCTCAAAGACATGGCGGCCTTCCAAAGCCTGAACTATGCCCAGCTTGCCGATAGCTTCCGGATTTTTCTTGTCAATGCGGTCGCCGTTCCACTCAATATTGCCGTCTGTTACCAGCCCTTCCTCAATATGCAGCAAGCCTGAAATAGCTTTGAGAGTAGTGGTTTTACCAGCGCCATTGCCACCCAGCAATGCCACTATAGACCTCTCCGGTACTTCCAGTGATACACCGTGAAGCACCTTTATAACGTTCAGGTAGGTAACCTCTATGTTATTTACTTTGAGCATAGATAAAATATTACCTTTCGCTATTTGCCAAACCAATCAAAATTTTCATAAGCAATGCTGGGCGTTTCTATCCAGCCGCTTATAACCTTAAGCTGTCCATCTTCAATCCTGAAAACTCTGACAGATTTTACCAGACGGTTATCGCCGATTGAGTATGAAACCGGGCCATGCAAACCGCCCACATCGTACCCATTCAGCCGTTTTATGCCGAATTCTTCAATAATCTGAGGGGTTAACGAATCCACACCACCGGGTGAGTTTTCAATAGCCAGCCGCAATATTTCAGCTATAATCAAACCCTCTGCCCATGAGACGATATAATCCATATTGCCGTAATTTTCAGGGTGATATTTCAGACAGTATTCTTTCATCTTTGCCATGGCGGGGACATTTTCATCCCAGCTTACAGTAGGATACACACCCAATATCCCTTCGGCCTTGTCTGCACCGACAAGCTCCACCAGTGACTGGGTAAACCCACCGTGGCCGCAGCCTATCTGGACACCGGGGTATATACCCAGCTCAATCATTTGCTTCACAATAACAGATGTAGGCTGAGGAGTACTGGATATGTAAACTACATCCGGATTTTGGTTTTTCATATTTAAAAGGTTTGCAGTGTCATCATTGATAGTAGTGGAATGTTCGTAAATACCCACTATTTCCACGCCCAATTCCGCAGCCATAGCTGTTGCGGCATCACGCGCACCATAACCGGTAGGATTTTGAAGTATCATCAGGGCAACTTTGGGTTTACCCTCACCCTGCCATATATTCTCCATGTAATACTGCATGAAGGCTACCCAGTCATCACCATAATCCGGCAACTGGGAATATATATGCTGAGGCGGATGAGTCAGTGAAGGTGAACTAAAAGTGGTAAACCCCGGGAAACTTACTCTATTGGCTATTTCCATAGATGCCTGCATATCTTTTGAGGAATTTGTGGTAAAGAAAAGGCATTCTGAAGAAATAAACTCATTTATCACGGTAACTGCTATTGCAGTGTCATATTTGGTATCCCGGAATATAGGTTCAATCTTATATCCGTTTACTCCGCCCAGTTCATCATTTATGTACTTGATTGCATCCAATTTGGCATTACCCTGAGGAGTTCCTTTTTCGGCGGCTGGTCCGGTATAACATACGCTAAGACCAACTTTCAGAGTTTTATTGGTCACCAGCGGATTATTATTGTTATTACCGGTGATATTATCCAGATTGCATCCGCTTAAGGCAATGGGTACAAGGGTCAGCACCAGAGCCATAAAGATTCTAAAGCCAATTTCAGATTTTCCTAGTCTCATCAGATCCCTCCTTTGAGGCTATATTATCTATTATTAAGCTTCTCAACACAACTCTCCGCAGATCCCCTTGTACCCATTTACAGCCTATTTAGCTGCCAAACCAGCTAAAATCCTCGTACCTGATAAGCGGTGCTTCTACCCAATCACTCAAGACCTGCATTACACCACCGGATATTTGGAACACTCTGACCGCTTTGGCCAGACGGTTATCGCCGCTGATATATGAAACCGGCCCTTGCAAACTACCCACAGTATAACCATTGAGCTTCTTTATTCCGTATTCCTCAATAGCTTGCGGAGTCAGATTATCTATACCCCCAGGGGTATTTATCAACGCAAGGCGAAGTATCTCCGCGACAATCAAACCCTCTGACCATGAAGCAATATAATCCATATTGCCGTAGTTTTCAGGGTGATATTTCAGGCAGTATTCTTTCATTTTTGCCATTCCCGGTACATCTTCGTCCCAGTTTACGGTAGGATATACGCCATATATACCTTCGGTATTAGTCACACCAGCTAAATCTATAAGAGCTTTGGTAAATCCGGCATGGCCGCAACCGACAGTTACTCCGGGATAGATATCCATCTGATTCATCTGCTTGATGATGACAGACGTAGGCTGGGGAGTGCTGGAGATAAAGACCACATCCGGGTTTTGACTTTTAAGGTTTATAAGATTCGCCGTGTCATCTGTGATAGTGGCAGAGTGTTCGTAAATACCCACTATCTCTATACCCAAATCAGCCGCCAAGGCATTAGCCGCATCACGCGCACCATAACCGGTGGGATTCTGGAGTATCATGAGGGCCATTTTAGGAGTACCCTCACCCTGCCAGATATTTTCCATGTAATATTTTGCAAATGATGCCCAGCTGTCACCGTAATCCGGAAGCTGTGCATATATATGCTTTGCCGGGTGGGTGCAGACCGGTGAACTGAATACGGTAAATCCGGGGAAATTTGCCCGGTTGGCAATTTCCATAGAAGCTTGCATTTCCTTAGAGGCACAGGTAGTGAATAACAGACAATCTTTATCCATCATCTCCTGTACAATAGTTGCCGCTAGTGCGGAATCATACTTGGTGTCACGCCAGATGACTTCTATCTGGTATCCGTTTACGCCGCCCAATTCCTCATTTATGTACTTGATTGCATCCAGTTTGGCATTCCCCATTACAGAGCCTTTTTCAGCTGCCGGGCCGGTATATGGTATTGAAAAACCAACCTTCAAAGTAGGCTTTTCCGTTCCGTCAGGATTATTGGCATCAGTATCACTTGAACCGCATCCCCCCGCCGCCACTGAAAAAAGCAAAAGGAGCATGCTAAAAAAGGACAAAGCTCCCCTCTTTATCAATTGTTTACGGTTTTGCCCTAACATGACTTGTGCTCCTCCTTTTTTCAGAATTCCCTATTTTTTCGCCTAATACGAGAAAGGCCAATACCGGTAAGAGGACTTGAACAGTTGCCAGCGGTGGGCGAGGCCTCTTGGTTCAAGCACTAAAAACAAGACAATTGCCAGGCCGAATACCATCGGCCCAAGCCCGGCTGCAAAGCCTGACGGCAACTGCGGGAAAGCAGAGCCCATAAGAGGGGATACATACTGGACACCCTGCTGCAGCAGACGGATAAAGAGCGCCCCGAATATAGGGCCAACCCCTGTACCCAAACCGCCTATAATCACAATACCAACGTATAAAATTGAATCAGACAAGGTGAAATTTTCAGCCGTCAAATAACCTATCCAGTGAGCCATAAGCGAACCGGCCACACCGGCCAGAAAACAGCCGATGAAAAAAGCCAGCAGCTTATACTTGAAGACGTTTATACCCATGACCTCAGCCGCCAAATCATTATCCCGTATGGCCACAAATGCCCGCCCTATGCGGGTGCGGGCTATATTTTTCATGAAGAAAATAGCCAAAACAGCCACCAGCATAATAATGAAGTACTGGCTGCCCTGAGTGGTAAAGTCAAAATTAAAAAGATTAATCGGGGGTATCACAATCCCGTTAAAACCGCCGGTAAGGCTGGACCAGTGGTTTATCACCCAGATTATGATAAACTGGGCGGCAATAGTGGAAATAGCCAGATAAAACCCCTTTACCCGAAGGGAGGGCAACCCGAACAGCACACCCACCAGACCGGCCATAATGCCGGACGCTATCATGTCAAAGGGGAAAGGCACTCCCAGTTTGCTGGCCAAAATAGCGGTAGTATATGCACCCACAGCAATAAAGCCGGCATGGCCTACCGAAAGCTGGCCGCAGTAACCCATAAGTATGTTTAAACCGGCCGCAGCCACAACCGTAATACCTATAAGGTTCATAATACCCAGCCAGTAACTGCTGATATTGAACGGCAGGCTGAATAAAAGAATCAGAAAACCAATCAGCATAGCCCAATGGGTTTTGGTACGGAAGATAGCCATATCCGTCTTGTAGCTGAAATTACGCGTTCCGCAAGGTAGATCCATAGCTATATCCTCTCGATGCGTTCCTGCCCAAACAGGCCGTAAGGCTTGATGAACATTACGATGATAATAATGATAAAGGGTATTACCTCTTTAACGCCCGGCCAGGTGAGGGAGGTAAGGTACCCGCCTCCCAGATTTTCCGCCAGACCGATAATAGGCCCGGCTATCATAGCCCCTAAAAACGAATCCAGCCCGCCCAGTATCACCACTGAAAAGGCTTTGATACCGGTTTCCACCAAGCCCAGAGTGATACCGCCTATGCTGGACATCAATACCCCGCCCACAGCCGCCAGGACTATGGCCAGCATCCAGGACAGTGAAAATATACGGGTTACGGGTATACCGCAAGCCTGAACAGCCTGCTGGTCATCAGCGGTAGCCCGCATGGCCACCCCCATTTTGTGATATTTAAAAAAGAGGGTCAGCATGGCAAACAGAAGCAAAGATATGCCGGCCGCCCAAACATATTCCTGTGAAATAACCGCCGAACCTATGTGGATAGGTGTTTCAGGGAAAATCTTGGGCAGGGCGGCCACACTTTGCGGCCAGATAAAGCTGACCACACCCTCAAGGAAAAACCCCACCCCCAGCGTCACCGTAACCAGCGAAAGGATAGGCTGGCCGATAAGCGGCCTCAGGATAATCCTTTCCATCAGCCAGCCCAGAGCCAGAGCAAATAAAACCACGCAGATAAACCCCAGCCAGAAGGGCATGCCAACCTGTGCCAGCATACTGTAGGTAAACCACGAACAGATGAGCACCATCTGCCCCAAAGCTAGATTAGCCACCGAAGAAGATTTCCAGATGAGGGTAAAACCAAGTGCAATAAGAGAGTACACCAGACCAACCGTAATACCGGTTATTACATATTGCAATAAATCTGCCATAATCTCCGCCTACAAAGACCTTACTTTTATACTGGTAGTCACCACGCCCTTGCGCCCGTCCCGATAGGTTACCGCCGCTTCCACCTTTACTTCCTTATCCAGATGGTACATGGCATCTATCAGGTCTTTATACCGTTCAGATACAAAACCCCGCCGAAGTTTACGGGTACGGGTAAGTTCAGCTTCGTCAGGGTCAAACTCTTTATGCAGCAAAACAAACTTTTTTACCCGTGAGCCTTCCGGCAGATAGCTGTTTACCCTTATAAGGTCTTTGGCAACTAAATCCGCAACCTCTTTTTTCTGGGAAAGGTCTACAAAAGTAGTGAAATTCAAGCGGTTTTTCTGTGCCCATTTGCTTACCATAGTAAAATCAATATTTATAATGGCGGTTACATATTCCTTGTCTTCACCGCCAACCACCATGGCATCTTTTATATACGGGCTGAAACGGAGGCGCCCTTCAATATACTGAGGGGCATACTTTATCCCGCTTGCCAGCACGCCCAAATCTTTCAGGCGGTCAAGGAATATCAGGTGACCCTTTTCGTTTATATTTACGGCATCACCGGTAGCAAACCAGCCATTTTTAAAGCTCTGGGCAGTCTTTTCAGGGTCTTTGTAATAACCGCTGAACATACAGTCACTGCGGATAAGAAGCTCACCTTCATTAGTCAGGCGCACTTCCGTGCCTAGTGCCGGCCGCCCCACACTTTCAAAGCTGATATCCCCCTTGCCGTGAGAGGAAATAAACCCGGCTTCAGTTGAAGCATAATTCTGCCTTAGCTCAATACCCAGGGAATGTATCATCTTGAATGTATCCAGCGAAAGCACAGAACTCCCGGTAACCCCAAACCTGACTTTGCTGACCCCGAGTTTGTCTTTGAGAGGGTGAAACAATAGCCCGTCAGCTATCTTATGGCTTATCTTCAAGGGGAGACCGGGCTTGCTCCCGGCCAGAGTTTTTTCGGCCATTTTATACCCCAAAGGTGAAAGTGCCTTATAGGCCAAACGCTTCAAGGGATGAGCATCTATTATTTTTACCTGTATCTCACTTACCAGGCTTTCCCATTGGCGCGGGCCGTAGATAACAAAATTAGGCCCTATTTCACGAGTATCTTCAGCAACCGTTTCCGGCTCTTCAGAAAAGTTCAGGCGTGCGCCGGAAAGAATATGGGGTATGGTAGCGAAAAAACTGTCACCTACCCACGAGGCAGGGAAATTTGAAATAAGGTCGTCTTTATAGTTCAGCGGGTAACGAGCAACAAAACCCTTGGCGGTAGTGATAAGGGAACGGTGGCTGAGCATAGCTCCCTTCTGAAGTCCGGTAGTACCGGAGGTGTAGTAAATGAAGGCAATATCATCAGGCTTGGTATCACTTAGCAGTTGTTCAAATAATCCGGGATGGCTTCTTTCGTATTCCTGCCCCAGCTTCATCACATCTTTAAAACTTACAAGCATGGGGTCATCGTAGTTTTTAAGCCCTTTGGGGTCCCAGTAAATAATCTTTGACAGGTTTGGCAGTTCGGGCAGCAGTTCCAAAAATTTGTCAGCCTGTTCCTGGTCATTTACTACTGCTATTCTCACTTCGGCATGACGGGCAATATACTTAACCTCGTCAGGGATAGAGTCCACATATATACCGGTGGGGATTGCACCTATGGCCTGGGCGGCAAATTCCGCCCAGAACCATTCGGGTTCGTTATCACCGATAATAGCCACCCGGTCAGCGGGTTTAGTCCCCAAACTGAGCAGCCCCAAACCGAAATACTTAACCGTACCGTAGTAATCACTCCAGGTATATTTCTGCCATATACCCAGATTTTTCATACACATGGCAGGCTTATCGCCCCATTGTTCGGCATTATGTTTTACCAGTTTGGGTATTGTGTCTACTTCAGCCATAACAAACCCTCTTTTTTTATCTGCCTAAAAAACTTCACCTCCCGTTTGGGGGAGGTGAGTCTGTAAAACACTGTTACTTATAAATCGGTTTACCTATTTTTACTCATCAGCTGCCCCCGAAAGCGCACACAGGGTGCGCCCGGTAAACATGAAGTAA
It encodes:
- a CDS encoding ABC transporter substrate-binding protein — encoded protein: MLGQNRKQLIKRGALSFFSMLLLLFSVAAGGCGSSDTDANNPDGTEKPTLKVGFSIPYTGPAAEKGSVMGNAKLDAIKYINEELGGVNGYQIEVIWRDTKYDSALAATIVQEMMDKDCLLFTTCASKEMQASMEIANRANFPGFTVFSSPVCTHPAKHIYAQLPDYGDSWASFAKYYMENIWQGEGTPKMALMILQNPTGYGARDAANALAADLGIEIVGIYEHSATITDDTANLINLKSQNPDVVFISSTPQPTSVIIKQMNQMDIYPGVTVGCGHAGFTKALIDLAGVTNTEGIYGVYPTVNWDEDVPGMAKMKEYCLKYHPENYGNMDYIASWSEGLIVAEILRLALINTPGGIDNLTPQAIEEYGIKKLNGYTVGSLQGPVSYISGDNRLAKAVRVFQISGGVMQVLSDWVEAPLIRYEDFSWFGS
- a CDS encoding branched-chain amino acid ABC transporter permease, which translates into the protein MDLPCGTRNFSYKTDMAIFRTKTHWAMLIGFLILLFSLPFNISSYWLGIMNLIGITVVAAAGLNILMGYCGQLSVGHAGFIAVGAYTTAILASKLGVPFPFDMIASGIMAGLVGVLFGLPSLRVKGFYLAISTIAAQFIIIWVINHWSSLTGGFNGIVIPPINLFNFDFTTQGSQYFIIMLVAVLAIFFMKNIARTRIGRAFVAIRDNDLAAEVMGINVFKYKLLAFFIGCFLAGVAGSLMAHWIGYLTAENFTLSDSILYVGIVIIGGLGTGVGPIFGALFIRLLQQGVQYVSPLMGSAFPQLPSGFAAGLGPMVFGLAIVLFLVLEPRGLAHRWQLFKSSYRYWPFSY
- a CDS encoding ABC transporter ATP-binding protein, giving the protein MLKVNNIEVTYLNVIKVLHGVSLEVPERSIVALLGGNGAGKTTTLKAISGLLHIEEGLVTDGNIEWNGDRIDKKNPEAIGKLGIVQALEGRHVFEHLTTEENLIVGAFNRKDRQNIKSDLSMVYEYFPRLRHVQHNTAGYLSGGEQQMLVIGRAMMARPKLMMLDEPSLGLAPMMVKEIFGIIKRFNEEQGTSVLLVEQNVKVALSIAHYGYVLENGRIVLDGDTSFLTNNEDVKEFYMGLSTVGSKKSYREVKHYKRRKRWL
- a CDS encoding AMP-dependent synthetase/ligase, which codes for MAEVDTIPKLVKHNAEQWGDKPAMCMKNLGIWQKYTWSDYYGTVKYFGLGLLSLGTKPADRVAIIGDNEPEWFWAEFAAQAIGAIPTGIYVDSIPDEVKYIARHAEVRIAVVNDQEQADKFLELLPELPNLSKIIYWDPKGLKNYDDPMLVSFKDVMKLGQEYERSHPGLFEQLLSDTKPDDIAFIYYTSGTTGLQKGAMLSHRSLITTAKGFVARYPLNYKDDLISNFPASWVGDSFFATIPHILSGARLNFSEEPETVAEDTREIGPNFVIYGPRQWESLVSEIQVKIIDAHPLKRLAYKALSPLGYKMAEKTLAGSKPGLPLKISHKIADGLLFHPLKDKLGVSKVRFGVTGSSVLSLDTFKMIHSLGIELRQNYASTEAGFISSHGKGDISFESVGRPALGTEVRLTNEGELLIRSDCMFSGYYKDPEKTAQSFKNGWFATGDAVNINEKGHLIFLDRLKDLGVLASGIKYAPQYIEGRLRFSPYIKDAMVVGGEDKEYVTAIINIDFTMVSKWAQKNRLNFTTFVDLSQKKEVADLVAKDLIRVNSYLPEGSRVKKFVLLHKEFDPDEAELTRTRKLRRGFVSERYKDLIDAMYHLDKEVKVEAAVTYRDGRKGVVTTSIKVRSL
- a CDS encoding branched-chain amino acid ABC transporter permease; the encoded protein is MADLLQYVITGITVGLVYSLIALGFTLIWKSSSVANLALGQMVLICSWFTYSMLAQVGMPFWLGFICVVLFALALGWLMERIILRPLIGQPILSLVTVTLGVGFFLEGVVSFIWPQSVAALPKIFPETPIHIGSAVISQEYVWAAGISLLLFAMLTLFFKYHKMGVAMRATADDQQAVQACGIPVTRIFSLSWMLAIVLAAVGGVLMSSIGGITLGLVETGIKAFSVVILGGLDSFLGAMIAGPIIGLAENLGGGYLTSLTWPGVKEVIPFIIIIIVMFIKPYGLFGQERIERI
- a CDS encoding ABC transporter substrate-binding protein; protein product: MRLGKSEIGFRIFMALVLTLVPIALSGCNLDNITGNNNNNPLVTNKTLKVGLSVCYTGPAAEKGTPQGNAKLDAIKYINDELGGVNGYKIEPIFRDTKYDTAIAVTVINEFISSECLFFTTNSSKDMQASMEIANRVSFPGFTTFSSPSLTHPPQHIYSQLPDYGDDWVAFMQYYMENIWQGEGKPKVALMILQNPTGYGARDAATAMAAELGVEIVGIYEHSTTINDDTANLLNMKNQNPDVVYISSTPQPTSVIVKQMIELGIYPGVQIGCGHGGFTQSLVELVGADKAEGILGVYPTVSWDENVPAMAKMKEYCLKYHPENYGNMDYIVSWAEGLIIAEILRLAIENSPGGVDSLTPQIIEEFGIKRLNGYDVGGLHGPVSYSIGDNRLVKSVRVFRIEDGQLKVISGWIETPSIAYENFDWFGK
- a CDS encoding PaaI family thioesterase, coding for MTHAEAEDNIKLLLEKSKTEPALNFLGIKILELKPGYSKLSIKLKPEFINAYGIIFGGITMSLADEAFGYAVNSLKLPTVAAQFNIHFLLAPDNYDELIAEAKVIKSGRRLAVAEVEVTSTKGKLIAKVSASGVPL
- a CDS encoding phenylacetate--CoA ligase family protein produces the protein MALENGKNNHFDKLEAMGLDERVEFLNNRLKETAAYAYEHSAATRTIFQKAGLKPELIRKMEDLERLPIIRKADLIEMQKQDLPWGGFLMIPEDNIERIFISPGPVYEPLHTSTIRWFGRSFWAAGFRKADVVINTFTYHLSPAGILFHEGLRDCGATPIASGTGHTEMQIKTIQELKVTAFVGTPSYLLSLLSKAEEMGLDIKKDLNLKRAWFTGEMLTLSIRKTLEKDYGIETFQAYGVTETGGCLAYECEEKNGLHLMSDEYAVEIVDPKTGKQLPEGEVGEIVVTPVNNKTWGLMRFGTGDLSCLKKEKCSCGRTAYKLSGIIGRVGDAVKVRGMFVVGKQAEDVFKLFPEIVRYQIRINRPANRDEMTFICVHNEKEFDAKKLSEELNKKFQDRCLLKADRIEFVPASALAEETKLMLDERKWD
- a CDS encoding ABC transporter ATP-binding protein yields the protein MNQPDTKIKVDNLSLSFGGIKALKEVSLDIYDNQITAIIGPNGAGKTSLLNCINGFYKPQSGSIIYNGQNIARIRPDRVAKMGIARTFQNIELYSGLTTLENLMAARHIFMKQNFLTGGAYFGPAHKEEIKHRKIVEDIIDFLEIEPVRKKVVSMLPYGMRKRVELGRALALEPQVLLLDEPMAGMNLEEKEDIARFIVDIFEGQGETYPDTPILRDGVKCIVLIEHDMGVVMDLADRIAVLDFGRKIAEGKPEEIKNDSHVIAAYLGDDETPAPA